The genomic DNA CCAGGACCAGTGTCACCTTACTCGCCTAAAGAGTGCCATTACTAGCCTATTAAAGAGACAATGTTTTTTTTCACTGCCACAAACACAGTTTTATGTGGCTGTCATGCTATAGTCTTTTATAACGGTGCATATTGTGTAAATAAAACACTTTTATTGACTTGGTGGGTTAAAATTTACATTATTTTTATTGTTAATAACACGGCGATGCCAAGTAATATGGCCTTAATTCTTGCAAGCACATCCAGCTGCCGTCAAGCTTCCAACCACTATACTACAGAACAGTCAGGACACCTGTGGGGAAACGAGAAGACATGGGATATATACAGTTAGCTTTCCACCAGGCAGAAACATGTATTGTCCATACAAAGACTCCCGATTATAGTCAAATACACATTTCTGAATAAAACAGTGCAGTCTTAACACAATTATAAAATGGTAAGTTTGCTAGACAAAATGGGTACGAGAAACTGACGGAATCCTATGCAATACACTCACATCACTTTGCTGTGACAGCCGCCTGTTTCTTGGGCTTCAACTTGAAGAAGAGGGCAATGGTGGCTATGCTTGCATATGTGAGCAAGACACACTGTGGACAGAATAACACACGTGTGACCTTTCTGAGAATGTGAACTGGTTGTACACCATCTTGCACAGTAATTCATGCATGAACTTACGTTCCTCCTGCCTGTGATGGTGTATGCATTGAAGTACTTGGCAAAACCAGTAAACTGGTGACTGGTTCCTGCGTCGTGTCCGCCCATGTTGGATAGTAGCTGGTCCAGAGAGAAATAGATTACTCAGTCAATTACAATGCATTGAGGATGACAGAGGGCAAGTAAAAAGTAATGCCAACCACAAATGATGGATATGCCTATTTCTAAACACCCACGAGCAAGTAGTTATCAGTACTTATTGTACTGGGGGGAAAAAATGATTACTCAAGACAACTTGCCTGTCAAACATTGAAGCTCAGTAGCCCTAGTTGACAAGCCTGACGGCCTGCAAGCCAGACAGATTCATCCCACAACAGTGGAAACAAATGGGCTAACAACGTTAGCTCGTTACAGTAATTGTATAATGTAATTGTGTGGTACCATTCAACCCAAAGCGGAATGCTATATTTGTGTGGGTATTGTTTGTTTGCTGGTTCACTTTCATTCAAAaacagtagctggctagctaccgCTAGAGGTTAACGTTAGCAAACAATCTGGCTTGTCTTGAGCTACCTCGCTAACGTTAGCAATATTGGCTAGCAAGATTAGTTGGTACTGACAAACTAAACGGGCATTTTAGAGACACCACAAGCAACAGCGTCCTGGACAAGGCTGTTATAAAACGTAGGAAAATTAATAAAGCTAGATGTTATATTGATTGTCACTATTCTTACCTTGTGCACGGAATTGTACAAGTGCCCTTCAACGAGAGAGGCCGAAATGCTAAAAGTATCAGGAAATCCCGCCTACTCTCTACAGCGCATGTTCAGTGGTTAGTGTTTAGTGAACCAATGTTTGTGGACGAAGCTAACGTCAGTCAATTAATAACCCCGCCCTTTTCAAGTAAATTTGAACAGTGACGACAGGTTTGTTGAAACGTCAATCACTCGAAAGATGGACGTGAATGGATACTTAGGGAAACACCTACTCAAGACCGTTTCCGGTTTGAAAACATTGCGTGCTTCTGATCCACACATGTGAGCTTGCATACCAACTTCTGAACTGGATATTTAAGAGAAAAAGGTAGAGTTTGCTGGTGGATGTTACATTTTTATAAACATGTACAATCGAGGAAAATGGTGTCACGTATTGATTGTTGTATTTTTGTGTTTTAACCGATTGTCTGGTACGTATAGCTTGCATGCTAATGGGCTGTAGcttactagctaacgttagcaatgTTGCCGTTGCTTTGGGATGTGCTAGTGGGGATGTAGCTAACTAACAAGCCATCGAGATTCTAGTTAAATATTTTGTGAAGCAGAAGGTAAATAATACACTCAATGCGCATCTAGCAATGCCAAAGTGTTCACAATCAAAATCTTTATCATAGTTGTATTATAAATAGTAGATATATGAAACCGTACAATCATACATTGCTTGACATgtgcagtggtgtaaaaatactttTAAGCAGTActttaagtcgttttttgggagtatctgtactttactttggTATTCATGTTTTTGACTACTTTTCTAAAGAAAACAATGTacgttttactccatacatttccctgacacccaaaagtacaaaTTACATTTTGAATCCATAGCAAGACAGGACAATTGTCCacttcacgcacttatcaagagaacatccctggtcacccctactgcctcagatctggcagactcactaaacacaaatgcttcgtttgtaaattatgccAGTGTTGAACTGTGCCCATTGCTATCCTAATAAAAACAAGAACACTGTGTCGtctgatttgcttaatataagctATTTTAAATTATGTATACTTCTAATTTTGATACTTAACTACATTTAACAcccaatacttttagacttttactcaagtcgtATTTCACAGGGTAACTAACTTttactttacttttactcaagtatgaaaatgggttgctttttccaccactggcatGTGTTCTAAAAGAGCCCTTATCACCCCCCTTTCCTCTCTGATaacattcactgtgtattttgtctCTGTAGACCTTTAAATCAGTAAACAACCATGACATCAACGGAGGAGGACTTCCCTCGCGGAGGTAAAACCAAGCAGACCACTGAAAGTAAAGCAGAACCTGTGAGAAGGCATACAGAAGTGGACAATCTGTTCGAGGTAAAAACACGAGTCTTGTCAATCATCAAGGTGATATACGAACCTTATTGCTGTTCTAACTCAAATTCGCTCTGGTCCAGAGATTAGTTTGCGACGGTGCAGCCGACTGACACTCTGGACCAGAGCTAAGCTCAAATATGCATCTCAAACAGTATTCTGTGTCAGTAAAGATACTATTGTGGTTGACTCTTTCAGACTCATACAGCAGAGGAATCCAAGAAAAGGAAGGGACAGAAAGAGGGTGCCTTGAAGAAAGCTAAGAGGCAAAGGACGAGCAAAGAGGAGGCTCTGAAGCTCAATACAACAACTTCTGTAGATATCCTACAGTTAAAAGTAAGTTCAATCAGCAACATACTTTTTAACATTTTATATTTCTCTGCCATCTCATTCCCTTTGCACACCCATTTAATGTGAGCTGAACCTGGGTCATGCTCATAAGGGCACAAcgttgcattttttttttaaaggtgtaACAGGGAAAGGGGTAAAAaagcgtttcttattggacaagtccagggAGTCCCTCTGTTTCAGTACATTTACTTCTGTTTGATTACTAATGAACacaaacctgtttttttttttttttttacccccagAGCCTGAAGGTGGGTACCCTACTGCTGGGCTGTGTGAAGGAGGTGGCCGATTTTGAGGTGACAATTAACCTGCCCAGCGGCCTTTTGGGATACCTGAACATTTCCAATATCTCGGACTCGTACACCAAGATACTGAGTGACCACCTGGACTCTGCTTCTTCAGAGGTAACACATTTAATGTAACTCCTACCGAGGGGATTGTTCTGTCTTCTATAGGTAAAAGGCTATGCACTAGTTTCTGAGATGTCTAATAAGGCAGTTCTAAGGGCATGTCTACACTTGACACATAGATGCTACTTCTGCTCTCTGAATACGATAATCACTGAAAAGACAGTTCTAGGCGCACAAAAGTCGCACTGGGTTCATATAAGGCTGATCACCTCAGGGACGCATTGTGAGGATCATGTTTGCTGGCTTCATAAATGCAACCCAGCTGGCTAATATTCTGAAAAACACAATGGTGTAGTTGCATGATCAAAACTCCTCGATCAGGATACAAAAACTTAATTAACTGTAGTCTATACACGGCCTGTGAGGTCTTATCCTCGTATTATACAATATTTAGAAGAACTGTGCTCTGAGTTCAAAAAACCGTATACAgcttcaattattattattttttcttgGTGCACCGTGGGGCTCCCGACCTCACAGAGTTCAGAAGACAATTCCTGATGCTGTACGACTGAGGTGTGAACAACACATCCTAATGGATCCACTTTGCTCTTTCTTTCCAGGAGACCTTCTCTCTCCACAGTCTCTTTTCCCCGGGCATGTTGGTCAGGTGTGTGGTAGCCAGGTTGGACACTGCCAAAGGAGGATCGGTCAGCATTCAGCTGTCAATCAACCCCAAAGAGGTCAACAAGGGCTTGAGTACTGGCTCTCTGAAGGCTGGCTTGGTGAGTCAACACCTACAGTATACGTGATATAGTACAAATGAAAAACAGGCTCCGGGCCTGTGATATCCTCTTCAGTGATGATATGATGGCGAGTCGGAACGGAGCACAGTCTGTCTTGGGGCGTCACTGAGTCAGGGTCATGTTTTGTGTCTCTGGGTTCAGTTCCCCAGAGCAGTGTCTCTTCAGTTGAAGACATAGAGGCATTTGTCTAAGAAGAGCTAGAAAAATATAGAAAAGTTGTGATATCCTGTTTCTGATTTGAGGTCATGTTTTAGGCTTAGACGGACGTGTGACGTTTTTGTTTCAGATCCTGAGTGGTTGTGTGGAGAGTATTGAGGATCACGGCTACCTGGTTGACCTCGGCATCAAGGGAACCAAGGCCTTCCTGCCCAAGCAGGCagccaaagacaaaacaaatagtCCGAAAGGTATCTAAAGAGTCCCCTTTCACATCAAATATAGTACGCTTTCCATTCAATGTCACGCTGTTAGGTTCTCCAGAAGTCTGATACATTTCTTCAATGTACTCTGTAGACGTCAAAATGACTAATGTGTTATTAAATGTGTTGAATGTGACTtttctgggtcatgttcattgtGGCTCGCAATTGAAAAGgtttaaaatgttttgcaacggaaaatATAAATGAGTATTTCTTGTGGGACAAGTCCCGGTAGCcccttcctgtttcagtctgttttcttccgtTTGATGCGTAACGAACAcaacaaccctggtgttgcagaGCTGAAGGTGGGCCAGTATGTGACTTCTCTGTTGGAGGAGGTGAAGAACGATGAGCGTGTGGTCCGTCTGTCCATCAGCCCCACGGCGGTGGCCCAGGCCGTTGCAGACACAGCGCACGGCTGGACCCTTACCAACCTGCTGCCTGGCCTACTGGTCAAGGCCCAGATCAAAAAGGTACATTGACTGAGTACTCTTGTATTCTAATAACAATCTTCTACATATTAGTAGTCTAAGTCTAAGCACAGAGAAGTGTTGGCTTACACCTATGATTATAAATGAACAATTACACCGTTTCGTGGTTTAGTATTGTTGGCAAATGTCTCTTGTTGCTTGACTTATAAACTTGTTGTAATATTGATAGCAACTAGAGAACTTGCAATTATGTATATCCTGAGAGGTCTCTTTTTTTATAAAGTCAATAATATGTTGATGTCCTGTTTCATTGTGGTTGACCCTGTGGTTCTAGGTGACCCCACGTGGTCTGATTCTGgagttcctctcctccttcaccggCCTGGTGGACTTTATGCACCTGGAACCAGAACAGGCCTCCACATTCAACGAGGGAGACAGCGTAAGAATTTACAGTCTATTAGGCTAGATGCAAGAGTTGTACTTATTTCTACctcaaataacaaaacaaaaaccaaGATATTCACGAGAATTTCAAATTGGCCAATTATGACTGTAATCTAATTTAGACATTACATTCAGTTGACCTTTATTGACCTTTGACCTCTTACCCCTTTCTCTCCCAGGTGAAGGCCTGTGTCCTTTATGTGGAGCCATCCACCCGGCTGGTGGGCCTGTCCCTGCG from Oncorhynchus keta strain PuntledgeMale-10-30-2019 chromosome 10, Oket_V2, whole genome shotgun sequence includes the following:
- the LOC118364807 gene encoding ATP synthase membrane subunit K, mitochondrial-like is translated as MGGHDAGTSHQFTGFAKYFNAYTITGRRNCVLLTYASIATIALFFKLKPKKQAAVTAK